The window tgttatccatatcatgaggatcataaacaaaacacttaacattccccATGGTTTCCAGATGGTGATGGTGCGGCCCTGCATCCCccacactgtgaccctgtcagacagtgGCTACAGGAACACCTTCACCAAAGAGTGGATATTACTTCTAACTTTCCAGGACAAGTGTATTCTGACATTTAGTAATATGAGAATCTCAGAAATTgtaaaagatttttgtttgtaaTCATTTCTAACCAAGCATTTAACTCTTCAGTCAACATTAACTACAGTGCCATATTTTGCTCCTGATTGACCCACACATTTTTCTAAGCATTTCCTTTCCATGTGTCAGATATGGGGGACAATTGGTAAGCAAGTTTAAGCTTCTGCTGTGAAGTGAATTtaggggaagaaatgaaaaaaaaaaatcaagtaactgGAGATTGTCATCATAAATGTTGCTAAATCATATCAAGTCTTCATTTTGCTTGACTTTAAAATAGGGGTAGCTCTCCTCCTCATAGGGTTCTTGGAACTTATTTCTCTAGGGgatagaaaaatggaaagtgGCCTGCAATATTGATTATTCATATGTTTTATGAAATTGACCATGGAATATGGAATAAAATAGGCAATCCCCTTAAAGTTGGTAAGTGGACTAAATTCTCACCAGTCCTCAGTACTCTTGACTTGGCATTTCTACATCCTGTTGGTTTAGAAATACATCATTATACCATCTTTCATGGTTTTGCTTAATATGTGAGAGGATACTGTTCATAGCCGGACCAAACTCAATGATATGAGCCTTCTCACTCAGTAGCAGACACGTGGTGCCAGCAGCATGCATGGCCACCAAAGAACCTTTTGAATCAAACACTGGAGAgccagaagacccaaaaaaaaaggtggtgtCATAGGTAATCACATCAGGATTTTGAAGCATTTCCTGGAAGCTTCTTTGAGTGTACATGTGGATAAACTCAGATTTATTGTAACCTCCTGCTGTTCTCATCTGAATCTTTTCCTTACATTTCTCTTCTCGTTTACCCTGAGGAATCACAACACAAGCATCAGTATGCTTCTTTCCTCCATCTGGATGGCCaataatatatatcaaaccaCTAGACGGTATAGGACCAATCCCATTATACAGTCCCGCAGGTACTTcttgtccattttctttcagtttcaggACGGCGTAGTCAAGAGTTGTGTCAGATATCTCAAACCAAGGTTCAACGAGAAAGCAGTTGTCTTTTGTGACAGCGGTATCTTCATAATCGAATTTCACCATTACACATTGACTGATTATATCTGCCCACTGGCTTGGCTCTATTCCTTCTCCCACGATATCGTTTATTACATGCCGACAAGTGAAAATGAacaatcccttaaaaacaaagCAGGTGGCACAGCCTTCGATTCCATTATTGTTCCAGAATATGTACCCCACTGAGTCACTGAGATGTGAAAGATGTTTGATCACTTTCACTGGAGTTGAGTTTTTTGTGCGTTTCCCAAAATTTGTTTTatgcaatttaaaaagagaagtattcttctgtctttttttcattttttccttcaagttttccctgattttttcactttctcttttcaaacaGGGATACTCTTCCACAATGTACTCTTTCAACACACGGGTGTTTCTTTCTTCTACCTCATTGTTTTGAGCAGCTGCTGCCTTAGGGTTCATTACTTGATCAGCCTCAACTTGAAAGAGCTTACCTTCTAACTCATCTATCATCTGTGAGTTTTCTAGAATGGAGTCCAGGTTACCAATGAGCTTCCAATTGTCAGTCTCCAAAAAGGGAAGAAACCTACCATCCTTGCACATGGTGTCCTTGATGGTTTCTCCTTTGAAACCATAGACACagagtttgtttccttttttgtgaaGCTCCCCACGCTTCACAATTCGTTTTCTGGTATTCCCAATTGCATGAATGTAAAATTTGACCACGTCAGTAGATTCCTGGTTGAGCCGGCCAAATACTTGGCCATCttctttctgcttgcttttacttttggaaaatgtAATTACCACGTGGCTGTTTTCAGGAAAACAACTGAGTGGCATTCCAAGGTTTAAGAAGCCTTCAATTCCTTCTGTGCCACGCACCAGGATTTCCTTACCTGGCCGAGCCTCCATAGCTTTTCTGACAGCATCCAGGGTCTTGAGCCCCACCAGCAAGCTGTCCTCCTCGCTGTGTATGAGTATGTGTTTCCTGTTCTCATTTTTTCCAAGGTTTACATCCAAGGTAATATTAATGATCTTGTTTGAAGAAGTGGTCTGGACTTTTGGAGTTTTCCTGGGTGAGTGGGAACTTTGATCTTGGGTGTTAGTTATATCTCTTGGCCTTTTTCTAGATTGCATCTTCATTTGAATAATATCGGAATTATTCTGCTCTTCTTTTGGGACCTAAAAATGTATGTTAGAAGAAAAACCTTGAGACTCTGAATAGAAccctagtttgttgttgttgttgcttgtttcctttttaaatatgcaattcACAGAATTTCTATGGGAAACTCATACTCAAAAAACCAGTGAATATAATTAGATCTGAGTTTAACTTTAGCTCTAGAATATAAGCTGAGCAGACTGTCACATCAGTCAGATAAGCTCCTAATATGATAAGCTGGTGCATTTTTCTGAGACACATGCTTAAAAAGCTACCAGCTTTAGTAAAGTGTCATTTTATGTCTTGTTTACTATTCTCAGCtgcaaaatttttacttttctcaaacACAGTGATAAACTGCACTgaaaattttgttcttaaaatatcaagttcatgggctggagttgtagctcattggtagagcacctgcttcaggcgtgtgaggcacggggttcgattctcagcacccacataaaaataagtaaataaaataaaggtccatcaacaactaaaaattaaaacaaaaattttttaaaaataccaagttCAGCAAAAATAAGTCACCATGATTTATTATTAGgcattacattttaaacaaaatcctCATTAGCTAACTGATTATCTGGTCATACAAATAGTTATTTCTAATAATGAATTCCTTCATTCACCCAGAACCTATCATGCAAAAAACTTATTTCCTCTATGACATCAATTAATCCCCCAATTCtatgaattgagaagaaacaaatatggcctctctttgtctttttgatgGAGAAACTTAGGTATAGAAAGTTTTTCTTGTTAGTGCCTTTCCTAGCATCATGTAATAACCACTAAATGAAGTGAGTGCCAGAATACCAACACTTAagtctaatattcctttccatgacaccaaacattttttcttggTAAAATTTGCATTCATGAcaatcatttttttgggggggcaggatACCAGAAATTGAAATCAGTGGCCCTTGCCccataagccacatcccagccctattttatattctatttagagacagggtctcgctgagttgattagtgcctcacttttgctgaggctggctttgaattcatgatcctcctgtctcagcctcccaaaccactgggattacaagcatgcataaTACTGATTTTTGTAGGGTATCATCTTAAGAACCAGCAgttgaggaaggggaaggaattaAAGAGGATTAATCAAACatcacaaaaatcaatgaaaaattaagagCAACTGCTTATGAATAGGACTTCAGGAAAATGTACCTATGTCTAAAAGGTACATTTTCCTGAAGTCCTACTCATTACGGTGAGGGTATGAACAGGCCTGGATATGCTAGCAAGGCTACATTCTGGTAATGGGAATAAAAAAGCCAGGATTGTCGTAAAGACTAGGCCTACCATCATTGTGTAGCACAGCCTAGCAACATGACTGGCATGTAATAGGGTAAATTTGTTAAATACTAGTAGTCAGGgt is drawn from Urocitellus parryii isolate mUroPar1 chromosome 4, mUroPar1.hap1, whole genome shotgun sequence and contains these coding sequences:
- the LOC144254609 gene encoding serine protease FAM111A-like — its product is MSCKKRRSQKNLFDVKKNMKIENYFSQVPKEEQNNSDIIQMKMQSRKRPRDITNTQDQSSHSPRKTPKVQTTSSNKIINITLDVNLGKNENRKHILIHSEEDSLLVGLKTLDAVRKAMEARPGKEILVRGTEGIEGFLNLGMPLSCFPENSHVVITFSKSKSKQKEDGQVFGRLNQESTDVVKFYIHAIGNTRKRIVKRGELHKKGNKLCVYGFKGETIKDTMCKDGRFLPFLETDNWKLIGNLDSILENSQMIDELEGKLFQVEADQVMNPKAAAAQNNEVEERNTRVLKEYIVEEYPCLKRESEKIRENLKEKMKKRQKNTSLFKLHKTNFGKRTKNSTPVKVIKHLSHLSDSVGYIFWNNNGIEGCATCFVFKGLFIFTCRHVINDIVGEGIEPSQWADIISQCVMVKFDYEDTAVTKDNCFLVEPWFEISDTTLDYAVLKLKENGQEVPAGLYNGIGPIPSSGLIYIIGHPDGGKKHTDACVVIPQGKREEKCKEKIQMRTAGGYNKSEFIHMYTQRSFQEMLQNPDVITYDTTFFFGSSGSPVFDSKGSLVAMHAAGTTCLLLSEKAHIIEFGPAMNSILSHIKQNHERWYNDVFLNQQDVEMPSQEY